One Coffea eugenioides isolate CCC68of chromosome 2, Ceug_1.0, whole genome shotgun sequence genomic window, AGAAATTGACTAGAAGCAGACACCAACACTGCCCACAAACATTTGACAATGAAAAAATCATAAGCTCAAAAGGATGAAAGTCAATCAGGACAAGTTGCTGGTATGCAGTACTGAATGGAAAAATTGAGTTACTTGTAAtgaagaaattacaccaaagaAATCTTACTTTGATTGCATTTTGCATGGACTCCAAAGATTCAAATTCCACGAACCCAAAACAAGATCCCTGCTgcttgaaataaaaaataaaacaaagttcacaaaagcaaaagaaagtaaTGGCATCAAGTAAAATGCCCCAAAAAAGTTCATAACCACACCTTATTACTTCTGACTTGAATCCCATCACACTTGATTGCCCCAAATTTTTTGAATTCCTCCTCAAGGTGCTGAGGAGTTGCATTTAAAGCCAAGTTCCGCACATATATGGAATAACCTACAATTCCAAGGTACACAAACCACACAATCCAACTGGAAGTTACAACCGCATCATTATTGCAAGTTACCACATAAAGAATTTGTGCTGACAAGTCCTCTCAGCGTGATCAGAATTAACGAAACCTTCATTATGATCTCTTACACACTGAATAGGTACCTTCTTCGTGAACATTGCTACTTTCAGGACCACTTTCAACAGCAGGAGCTGAGGCATGTGGCTCAGGGGAAGTTTGTTCTGGAGAACGCGCCTGTTGATTCACATTTGCAGGTACTGATCGTGCACTACTTGTAGGAACATATACTGGAGTAGAACGTGGGGTTGCCTTGGGAACTTTGACCTAAGAGCAACATGTCTTAAAGAATGAGTACCACAGCATGTTAAAATACTTTCCCCCATGGAATCCCTACACACAAACCCACCCCCGGCCCCACAAggtggcaaaaaaaaaaacaaaaaaaaaagtgagaaaCATGTAGTGATGAAAGATTATTTGAACAAGGATGAGTATACTTAAAGCAAACGCACAATTGAGGCATAAGATTTCTTCTCCTCTGGGGTGGCAGAAAGATCTGAACCAATGACCATAACTGTCTCAATTGGAGTAGACTTAGATTGAGGTTCATTAACCACCTCTTCAACAACAGAACCAGTTTCACTGTCAGAAGGGTCATAGACTTCTGCTCCATTTTGGGTGTCCTCAGCTTCTAAAGCAGTGGTAGAATCGAAAGCAGAATGATCAGAAGCAGGACAAGGCTCTGGAAACAAGACCAGTGGCAATGAAGTCAGCAATCTAATTCTTCAAATATGTAGTAAATTGCTTCAACTTCATACTCATATCTTGAATTAGATGAAAGCAATAGTAAACCTGGATCTGAAGCCAAGGTTACTGTTGAAGGAAGTTCAGCCGCACCATTTGGCAGTGCAGAATTAACCTCGGATGCTTCAAACTCCTCAATGTATCTGAAAACATCATTCAAGACAAAATAGCCTTTCTCTTGTGGGGCTAAAAAGAACGTCTGCGTGAATTTCCTTCTCACATTGTCAGTTCCAGTTAAGCATCCTGTCACCAAAACTATTACACCTCCCTGGTAAGAGTCCTGGGCATCTGCAGTTTTAATCTCAGCGCTGTAGTTCTTGTAATCAAATGACTGAATCTTGTCGTTAATGGCCTAATCCAAATTGGCAACTTTCAAGTTTGAGAAAATGATCATAAGAGACACTAAAACTACTGCACATTTCTGTTCAACTTCATCAGTGTTAAAGAAAATATAGCAAGAAATGCTCATCGAACTAGATATTTTCATTTCACTCCTGAAATGAAGATTGGCCTGTTCATCACAAAGATGAACCACTGACTTAGAGGTTTTATGAAAGTCGAATAAACAATACATTTAAAAATGTGCTCAACAACAACTAAAACTATGCCCTTAGAGAGTATAAGAAGCCCAAATAAGTAGATCCAACTCACAGAACTTCTAATGCTTCAATTAACTTTCCCTTACAATTCAAAACATAGATTCAACAACCAAAACATTTGACAAAAAATGCAatcattcatgaaattccaattGTATAACCCAAGCTATGCTTTATGTCTTCTCAAGTCGAATCTCCTAGAGTCCATCAAATTCATTAAATGTTTGATACATATAAAGACCAAATTCTCGCTATCGGTTCAATTGCCAATTCAATTAACTTCCAAAAAGACGGGTCATTGTATGCAAGGGTAAATAATGAAGCAGGCAATAAAGGACATCAACCAAGATTAGCATGTCCAAAGCTGCAACACTTCCTTGCATTTGTTGAAAGGGATCACCAAAACTATacattttcctttccaactccCCTTTTCCTTGTCCACAGATTTTCCCCTAGAGAAGACACGCACACAGCCCAAAAGAAAATAGGATTCAATTTTCAGATGTCATTTCAAACCAGCCATCCGAAGTAGTGATTCTTTAGCTACTAGGCATGTGCTTTAGTGCACCATATCTCTGTTCCTAGGTTCCCCCTTTTTGTTCCCAAACTCATTGTTGGATTCAGATTTCACTTCTAAATAATCAACTGCCTCATTTTAGTCTCAGAGCTAGTAAGGAGTTGCAGTATAATCAGCTGAGAAAGACAGAGAGATAAAAATGAACAGATGAATCCGCAAGAGGTTCAGACAAAAATATCCTCTAAGACAATACAGATTCATGCAACAAGCTATTCAAAGAGGTATGTCAAGGAACTTAAATTGATAGTGATAAAAAGCACTTCAACAGAGTAAAGCACTGTCGAGCAAAGGCTTTTCAAGAGAAGATGACCAAAAATGGCTCAAAGGTATAGTGCTTCAATCGCAATCCTAAAATTTGGATTCTCATATACTAGATCGTTATGCATAACTAGTCATACAAGTTGCAATAATCTATTTAGGTAGTGCCAATTCTCCTTTCCAAAGTATAAAAGGCACTAGAAGCAAAATCAAAACATATAAATATGAGAACTTGTTTGTTTGACTTTCAATAATTACGAAGAAGAAAAGTACTCGAATTTGTTATAACTTGGGCATTGTCCAGGGACAGTTTACCCAGTAGGAAAcatgtgcaaatgaatgaaaagcAGGTCATGACTAGTTTCCAACTTTGAGAATATCATTTCATGCATCTCTTAGAACTGCTGGCTTATAGTTAAGCATAAGAATTACAGCATGAACTTTGGTACGTGAATATGTAATAAAGACCAGTGAGTAAAAGCAACCCGTTTTGTATCCACCAAATGTAGGAAACAAACCAAAAAGCAAAATAcgcatacatacatacatatagaaacatacatatacatacatatacatatatatacatgcatataAATATGTGCGCGCGCGCGCATGTGAAGATAAGGACTTTAATCAGTAAGCAAGAGGATCTTGCTATTTGGCGCTTCCTTTAAGCTTAAACCACTATCAAGCAAATCGAAACCAATATCAAACTGTATATAGCGAAAATTGGGTACTTCCATGCCACATAATCCAAGATCTGCAGAATTCATTTAACAGTGCCTAGATGTTATACCTATGTTCAATAATTTAACAGTGACCAGGCAAGCACCTGGCAATTGCACACCATAAATTCAGTGGCATAGTAATTTAACGCAATCCAAGAACTGAAATTTTCACTTAAGAATCTCTAATGCCCTATATAATGTCCAACAGAAAGGAAGCTTCCAAACAGAAAATCAAGAGgtacagaaaataaaaaagtgaaagACATACTTGCATGGTGGACACAGAAGTCATCATGCCATTCGAATCTGGGCGACTCAGTACACTTGAATCTTGATAGAATTTGTAGACAAGCTCTGGAGATCGGTGAAGGATATGGTAATACTGATCCACAAAAGCATT contains:
- the LOC113760896 gene encoding ras GTPase-activating protein-binding protein 1-like isoform X3; this encodes MAMQSASAAAPLPTAQVVGNAFVDQYYHILHRSPELVYKFYQDSSVLSRPDSNGMMTSVSTMQAINDKIQSFDYKNYSAEIKTADAQDSYQGGVIVLVTGCLTGTDNVRRKFTQTFFLAPQEKGYFVLNDVFRYIEEFEASEVNSALPNGAAELPSTVTLASDPEPCPASDHSAFDSTTALEAEDTQNGAEVYDPSDSETGSVVEEVVNEPQSKSTPIETVMVIGSDLSATPEEKKSYASIVKVPKATPRSTPVYVPTSSARSVPANVNQQARSPEQTSPEPHASAPAVESGPESSNVHEEGYSIYVRNLALNATPQHLEEEFKKFGAIKCDGIQVRSNKGSCFGFVEFESLESMQNAIKASPVSIGGRQAVVEEKRTNTRVVSSGRARYPSTRGGFRSDSFRGRGSFGGGRGYGRSEFRNQGEFSSRPKASGARNVETYQRVEQSGSGRFNRQGANKGAISA
- the LOC113760896 gene encoding ras GTPase-activating protein-binding protein 1-like isoform X1, with the protein product MAMQSASAAAPLPTAQVVGNAFVDQYYHILHRSPELVYKFYQDSSVLSRPDSNGMMTSVSTMQAINDKIQSFDYKNYSAEIKTADAQDSYQGGVIVLVTGCLTGTDNVRRKFTQTFFLAPQEKGYFVLNDVFRYIEEFEASEVNSALPNGAAELPSTVTLASDPEPCPASDHSAFDSTTALEAEDTQNGAEVYDPSDSETGSVVEEVVNEPQSKSTPIETVMVIGSDLSATPEEKKSYASIVKVPKATPRSTPVYVPTSSARSVPANVNQQARSPEQTSPEPHASAPAVESGPESSNVHEEGYSIYVRNLALNATPQHLEEEFKKFGAIKCDGIQVRSNKQQGSCFGFVEFESLESMQNAIKASPVSIGGRQAVVEEKRTNTRVVSSGRARYPSTRGGFRSDSFRGRGSFGGGRGYGRSEFRNQGEFSSRPKASGARNVETYQRVEQSGSGRFNRQGANKGAISA
- the LOC113760896 gene encoding ras GTPase-activating protein-binding protein 1-like isoform X2 yields the protein MAMQSASAAAPLPTAQVVGNAFVDQYYHILHRSPELVYKFYQDSSVLSRPDSNGMMTSVSTMQAINDKIQSFDYKNYSAEIKTADAQDSYQGGVIVLVTGCLTGTDNVRRKFTQTFFLAPQEKGYFVLNDVFRYIEEFEASEVNSALPNGAAELPSTVTLASDPEPCPASDHSAFDSTTALEAEDTQNGAEVYDPSDSETGSVVEEVVNEPQSKSTPIETVMVIGSDLSATPEEKKSYASIVKVPKATPRSTPVYVPTSSARSVPANVNQQARSPEQTSPEPHASAPAVESGPESSNVHEEGYSIYVRNLALNATPQHLEEEFKKFGAIKCDGIQVRSNKQGSCFGFVEFESLESMQNAIKASPVSIGGRQAVVEEKRTNTRVVSSGRARYPSTRGGFRSDSFRGRGSFGGGRGYGRSEFRNQGEFSSRPKASGARNVETYQRVEQSGSGRFNRQGANKGAISA